One part of the Methylobacterium terrae genome encodes these proteins:
- a CDS encoding UDP-glucuronic acid decarboxylase family protein has translation MRHREKTLVLVAGGAGFLGSHLCDRLLAEGHEVVCLDHFGTGRRRNLRHLEREPRFDVVTHDVVQPLPARLRRQRFSRIYNLACPASPPHYQADPEHTLLTSVLGTRHLLLAAEESGARLLQASTSEIYGDPEMHPQAEGYWGHVNPTGPRACYDEGKRAAETLCADYARAGRAAVRVARIFNTYGPRMRADDGRVVSNVICQALAGDDITVYGDGSQTRSFCYVDDLIDGLYRLMEHEAQARDIGPVNLGNPVELTVSDLVRRVLALTGSPSAVVNHPLPIDDPRRRRPDITRAGEILGWSPLVPLEQGLRATVMWFSDEAEDGPRAAARPGLDAPAAVVA, from the coding sequence TCGTCCTGGTCGCCGGCGGGGCGGGGTTCCTGGGGTCTCACCTGTGCGATCGACTGCTCGCCGAGGGTCACGAGGTCGTCTGCCTCGACCATTTCGGCACCGGCCGGCGGCGCAACCTGCGCCACCTCGAGCGCGAGCCGCGCTTCGACGTCGTCACCCACGACGTGGTCCAGCCCCTGCCGGCCCGCTTGAGGCGCCAGCGCTTCTCGCGGATCTACAACCTCGCCTGCCCGGCCTCGCCGCCGCACTACCAGGCCGATCCGGAGCACACGCTGCTCACCAGCGTGCTCGGCACCCGCCACCTGCTGCTGGCCGCCGAGGAGAGCGGCGCGCGCCTGCTCCAGGCCTCGACCTCCGAGATCTACGGCGACCCGGAGATGCACCCGCAGGCGGAAGGCTACTGGGGCCACGTGAACCCGACCGGGCCGCGCGCCTGCTACGACGAGGGCAAGCGGGCCGCCGAGACGCTGTGCGCCGACTACGCCCGGGCCGGCCGCGCCGCCGTGCGGGTGGCGCGCATCTTCAACACCTACGGGCCGCGGATGCGCGCCGATGACGGGCGGGTGGTCTCGAACGTGATCTGCCAGGCGCTCGCCGGCGACGACATCACGGTCTACGGCGACGGCAGCCAGACCCGCTCGTTCTGCTACGTCGACGACCTGATCGACGGGCTCTACCGGCTGATGGAGCACGAGGCGCAGGCGCGCGACATCGGCCCGGTCAATCTCGGCAACCCGGTCGAGCTGACGGTGTCGGACCTGGTGCGCCGGGTCCTCGCCCTGACCGGCTCGCCCTCGGCGGTCGTCAACCATCCGCTGCCCATCGACGATCCGCGCCGGCGCCGGCCCGACATCACCCGCGCGGGCGAAATCCTGGGCTGGTCCCCGCTCGTGCCGCTGGAGCAGGGCCTGCGCGCCACCGTGATGTGGTTCTCCGACGAGGCCGAGGACGGCCCGCGGGCCGCCGCGCGGCCGGGGCTCGACGCGCCTGCGGCGGTGGTGGCCTGA